In the Glycine max cultivar Williams 82 chromosome 6, Glycine_max_v4.0, whole genome shotgun sequence genome, TCCCTCACCCATTCATGCCAACCAAATGGTAAcaatatttaagtttttctatTTGAGTCTGTTTGAGATACATACTTTGTGACTTTTCTTTATGTTTGGATATTCAGTTTTTTTAACAGTActagttatattatatatgtacgTACTATATCTTCTAAAATGCATGCATGCATACATATATACTCCAGCGTAAAACAGTCACTATTATTGTTATTGCACGTGACCACTTGTTTCTtggttcttcttttcttttcaatacttaTGAAGAAACCAATAGGGAAAGTGTTGCAACTTAAACTATCTTCGTAGCCTATTAAGCAATTTGTGTGAGTaacttaaatttaagaaaatctcATAGACGTGTCACACTAGCTATAACTGATGAGTTCTAACTAATTTAAGAAAAGGTCACTGAGGATTCCCGAGGAACTTATAACAAGATTTGGAGATGAACTATCAAATGTTGCTACAGTTACTGTTCTGGATGGTCGTGTTGAGAAAATGAGATTGATGTAATGTCGTAAAGACGTTTTGTTCTGCAGCAAATGGCAACAGTTTGTAAAATACTATTCTGTAGGCTATGGTTCCTACCTGGTTTTCAGATATGAAGCGAATCGTGTTATGATATTTGATATTACTTCTGCTGAGATATGTTTTGATTTGCAGTATGTGGGAACTGAGTTTTGCTAACAAGTATCCGAAGCCAAATGTTTGTATGAGGGTCCAAAATTGTAATGAGCGCGCTATGGAGGAATGTTGATAACAAGAGGATGGCCTAAATTGTGTGTTGGAGTTCATCAAGACCAACCCGCTTGTGCTTAAACTTACTCTGCACTCAACACTGTAATCTGTTTTTCATAGCATTTTAGAGAAGGAAAGGAAGTGAGTAGAGCAAACAACATTCTTTTTCTCTAAGCTCTACTCTTTATTTCTTCAAGCTGTTGTTAAACCTTAATTTACCTTTTTAACTAATGTTTTGTTAGTTTGAaccccaaaattcaaagatcAAGATCAAGTATATAAGTCCAAGTTAAGTagactaattatattttaaattattatacaaaaattGGACTAGTGGGCTGCAGGTCAAAGTTATGGATTgtagaaattcaaattaaactatatttgccaaaaattaaatttaatccatatttttttactaGACTACACAAGCCAATCATTGGACTCGACTCATTTTTTCCAGCACCAATTAATactatgatttaatttttttataaaaatattagttataggaattagttgatttttttgtggattaaatataaattttattaaaaacaaattaattttaatttttataaaaataaataaacaaaaaaaaaaccaaaaagcaaaaataaataaatgatacaatgaaaaaccaatgtagaaaaaaaacaaaaattaaaatgcaaaatatataatattataaaaatgaaatgaaaaaaaaaaataataaaaggcaTGTTGAGAAATCGGTGCATAACCAATTTCCCAACattgaaaacaatatttttttttcctgcagaAATCGATATGTAAATAATAATGATTTCtatcattttgataaatattttagcacatatattattatttgtgtaagttttttattttttatttttgtatttgtggAGTCAAAAACTCATTTGTTGcatcaataagaaaattaaaatacatataagAATATGTCAAGAAATACTGAATCCAATTTAAACCATATTGGATTGAATTGGATTAGAtccaatcaaatttttattttaaaaagtcattcaaattgaatgtttctttttttgtttaatttttttagttgcatttctattattaatttctggacttttatttttatttttagtttcttatttttttccaccCTCCTATTCTTACCTTTAGTTTCttaataaataagaatttaggaattaaaaataaaaattctaaaaaacttaaggactaaaaaattaaagaaaaaaaaaactgatccAAGAATTCTGATCCGCGAATACACCaactattttattgttttaatttttattttaagtttttcttttctaaattatGAGAAATCTTAGGAACACAATTTCTTTAATGATATTGTTTCTATTagttaaaaatgattgaaacttaaaaatcttctctaaaaacataaatataccGTAGGATCCATGTTCAATCGATTAAAAAAGTGAGTGTGATATAGTATACTATTTTCTCATAAAGTAAAGACAATGGCTTTACGTCAATTAATATTGTTGAAGATATATttttgtaactgcataatattttagtctttaaaatagGACTTAGTAAATAAGTTGGTTTCCTATATTTCAAGAGTAAGTAAGTTTTAATGGATTAGCTTAGTCAATAAGTGATTCctatctttaaggagcaagttagttttaatattctgttttgcaaatatcttgttatctaattagtttatcttttgttatttattgtatcgcTGCTGATAACAATTTGAGttaaaatagaataattctatttcctccgcatacgtattgtctctcttttctcctctgttttttttttttataatttcctccacaaaaccaacaattggtatcgaAAGTCTTATTCTTACAggacttctaccatggaaggtgaagcaagtttttcccacataactcttccaatctttgatggaGAGAATTATGATATGTGGGAAGTGAAAATGCAATCCTACATGGAATCTTTAGATTTGTGGGATGTTGTGGAAGaggattatgaaatatattcgctgcctgaaaatcccaccatggcccaaattaaaaatcacaaggaaagaaaaatgaagacaaAGGCGAGGTCATGTTTGTTTACTAGTGTTTCACAAATGATATTCATCAGAATCATGACTCTTAAATCACCCAAAGCAATTTGGGATTATCTGAAAGAGGAATACGTTGGAGATGATAGAATATGAAGCATGCAAGTGCTGAATTTATGGAGGGAATTTGAGCTTCAAAGGATGGAAGAGTCATagacaatcaaagaatactcaAACAAACTGTTGGGTATTGCCAACAAGATAAAGTTGTTGGGAAGTGATTTTGCTTATTCGAGAATTGTAGAGAAAATTTTGGTAACGATGCCGAAGAGGTATGAAGCATCTATAGCTTCATTGGAGAACACAAAGGATCTGTCGAAAATCACATTGGCAGAAGTGCTACATGCCCTGCAAGCTCAAGAGCAGCGAAGGTTGATGAGACAAGATCGTGTCGTCGAAGGTGCTTTGCCCGCTAAACATCATGAAGttgatgaaaacaaaaaggattttttcaagaagaatcaaCCAGCAAGCAACGAAAATagtgcaaacaaccaaaacaaagataaggataaaaacaaaaattatccaCCTTGTCAGCATTATGGCAAAAAAGGTCATGCACCTTTCAGATGTTGGAGGAGACCAGATGTAAAATGTAACAAGTGCAACCAGATAGGGCATGAAGCGGTGATCTGCCCCAACAAAAATCACCATGATAAAGGAGCTCAGATTGCTAATCAAGACGAGGAGGACCAACTATTTGTGGCCACATGCTTCTTGAGTAGTGAATCAAGTGAAAGTTGGTTGATTGATAGTGGTTGTACGAACCACATGACATATGATAAGACTCTATTCAAGGATTTGAAGCCAACTAATGTCTCAAAGGTTAGAATTGGGAATGGTGGCTATATTCctgtaaaaggaaaaggaactgtTGCAATTTCAACGTGTTCAGGTATCATATTAATATCAGATGTTCTTTATGTACCTAACATTGACCAAAACTTGCTAAGTGTAGGCCAGTTGATTAAAAAGGGATTTAAAGTGTCCTTTGAACATCAACATTGCTTTATCTATGACATTGTTGGCCGGGAAGTTCTAAGGgttaaaatgaaaggtaaaagctTCTCATTTGATCCAGCAGAGGAAGAGCATACAACCTATTTCACTCAAGTCACACCCACGGAACTCTGGCACAAGAGACTTGGTCATTGCCATCTTGAAAGAatgctaaacatgaaaaaaaggaaatatgcaaaagaaaatttgaagaagtttcaaatggaGGAATGCAAATCTGTTAGCACaccaatgaatcaaaaggagaagttcaaCAAGGAAGAAGGTGTTGATAACATTGATGAAGGATATTACGGGAGCTTGATTGGATGTCTAATGTATCTCACTACAATAAGgtcaaacattttattttctcaaaagaacaaaattggaatttttgttgacaatcaaGTAGTCATTGCTATTGCAAACAATCCTGTGTGTCATGGGAAGactaaacatttcaacatcaaggtttattatttgataaagatgCAACAAAGTGGAAAATTGAACTTAATTTACTGCAAGTCTAAAGATCAATTGGCTGACATGTTTACAAAATCACTACCTATCAACAAACTTGAACTCAAAGAATTGGAGTTTGCAGTTCCAAaagcaaggaggagtgttgaagatatacttttgtaactgcatgatattttagtttttaaaataggacttagtaaataagttggtttcctatattttaggagtaggtcagttttaatggattagcTTAGTCAATAAGTGATTCAtatctttaaggagcaagttagttttaatattctgttttgcaaatatcttgttatctaattagtttatcttttgttatttattgtatcactgctgagaacaatttgaattagaatagaataattttatttcttccgtatacgtattgtctctcttttctcctctatttcttttataatttcctccacaaAATCAACAAATATTCAACATTGAGTAGTTTCTAGTGAGTGGTCTCTGGTCTGGATAGATAGAATCCCTTATTCCAATTCTGATTCGGCGGAGAGGGAATCTAAGCATTTTCTGAAGATCATACTTCCCTCACCCATCCATGCCTACCAGAAGGAGATCAAGACCACCCCGCTTGTGCTAAAATTCACGCTGCACTAAACATTTGGTGTCAGCTTGGTGGTGgtttaaaaatgtattatgtaCCATATTTGAATGTTATAGGTTATATTAATCAGTTCCATATGTTGTTTGCTTACGCCTCCTAAATGAAAACTGTAGAAATATCGGACTTGTACCGTTTTATTTATTAGGTGATGCGTCAGTGACTTTTCTTAACGAGTAAGGCtatttttcatctcttctttttCAACACGTGAAGTGAGCGGACCATGAGACAAAAGGAGTGATGCAATGAACAGAAATAACTATTATTGAAAGTATTGTGTGAAAAATAAGACCAAATAAATGTTTTGTTAGTTTCAGCCACATAAATTCACAGATTAAGCTCAAATAAATAAGACCAATATAAGTAgactagttatataaaaaatatttttgcattaGTTAAGGAAGGAAAGTGTATATTCCATCACAAGGAGAATCTTTGAGAAGTGACAGTGTAAAAGATACATTATGGCagtatatatttttgaaacagaGGCTAACAACTTTaacagaaaatttaaataaataaagtatcaTGTATCCGAATCAATTAAACCTCAACAATTGTTTATgtacttttttctttaatattgcTAACAATAAAACAGAGTTGTCAAAGCCAAAATGAAAAGTACAAAAGTTAATACATTACTATACACATGAACCGAAAAGGAAAAAGACTTCCTTAAGCCACttactaattaaataatacttttGTCTTAAATGCGAAGAAATCATGCTCCTTCCTCTATTATATTTCACGattagaaaaagtaaaaatacttCTCCCAATTGGGCCTCTTTGTTTGATGGTCAAGCCATATCAACTCTACAATCTTGTAATCCTATGGGAtggaaagataaaaacaaatccTGTTGAGCATTAAGCTAAGGAATTTGAGCTATTTCCACCAAAATTTTGTGAAGAGATTGTGGCTTAGAAAAGAATGGACAGTGGTCACTGCCTTTGATCTTGAAAACTCCTTCAGGTGGATTTTCCCTCACAAGCTTCTCTTGGACATCTGGTGAAAGCGCACGATCATCCAATGTTTGAATGTAAAACCGGCGACCAGTTCCATATTTGTCAGCAGATAAACACATCTTCTCCATTATTGGACCAAGAGGGCTATGTCTCATGGAAACCATGGCTAAAGCAACATCCTGAAATACAcctcattttaaatattatcaGGCCTAATACATACATTATCCGAAATTCGAAAGTACTAATATAACAACCAGGTGAAGTGACTACAAGATTAAATGATTTTACCTTCCTAATTCCTTCAATTAGGACTCAGTTTAcataatacaaatatatatatatatatatatatattatctgaaTACTTTTAGATGAAGCATGGAACATGAAAAATAAGGATTGAAAATGTTTTGATATGTATGTATTAGTAATTAGTAATAAGTAATGTTTACTGAAGTTATAGGACATAGTATTAGGAAATTAGAAACATATTAACATACCAGGTGATTTCTGAAGTTATGTAGAGTATTAatccataaaaacaaaaaagaataaaaaaataaaataaaataagcatttgggtatcaggaaaagaaaaaatcccACCTTAACATAACAATACTAGGAAATATAAAAGCAATGAATATATAAGAACAATTTCACTCATACATGAAATAGTCTCGTTAGATTAGTCACAAAGCCAATACTTTCAAGCTGGATCCGAGCTAAGCTTAGTAGAACAAGAAACTATTTAGGAACACCTATAAATCAAAGAACTCTGCTCCTTTTCTGTCAAAAAGACTAGTAGTGTTTCTTTCTCTACATATGAGTCGCATAGTAGCTGGGTAGCAACCCTCTTTGTCAACCATGCTCATACTTGGGTAAAACAGCATCCGTTGATGACTTAACATTGGAAGACATTGTAAGATTGTTAGCGAAGTCAGGTATGAGTAAGGGGAGGATAAGACATccaccaaaacagaaaagaagaCAAGAACAAGGAAAGAGACGCAAACAAAGAAATATAATCAAGAATGTAACAGGGATGTTCAGTCCAACATATCAGCAATAGTTATTCCCATGAAACAACTATGACTATGAGAGCACTAGAAAGAAACCATAAACACAACACTACCCCCAAAATGAAACAAGGGACGAAGAGAGAACTTGAAAAATATGGATTTTGCTCTAACCAAATAAAACACAGATCTGCAAACACAGCACATTGCAACAAAAGTTTTGTCTCCATATTTCTTGCAGAACCCTAAAACCTAACCAACAGTCAGTAGATCAAACTCTACTATTTTGATAACAGAATAAAAGTGAGAAGCATCGAATGAAAGCAAAAATCAAAAGGGATTGAATCCCAAATTCCCAATGTTCTCCCTATCATTCAAGTCACATCTATGTGGTCATCACAATCAATATTACAATCCTGAATTAAGTATAAACTTTGGATGAGTGACTCACGTAAACAcaacaaactataaaaaaaatgagatgtcTCTGAAAAAGGAATAGTTCCCACCTATACATCCACCCAAAATAAGATCCAAAAATCATCTTATCTCCCAATTCAAAAGAAGCACATACCCTTGACATAAGCATCCAAGGATTATCGCGTGACTTATTTCTGTTTACTGTTTAGTGTTATCTGCTTTACAAACTTGTTTCTTAAACTTTTATGGAAACaactttaaaaaacaaaaaaaaagtagttgaaGAAATCATTTGGAATATTTGTTCAATAAGGCATGTATttcttaaaggaaaaataattataaaaattgcaTTTTTCAGTTCCACTATAGGTGGTGGAACAGCGTTGTGTTTGCCCTTATTGCACGAGATTGGTCAGCAATGGGGGCTGAAGTCAGCCAGTTACTCAATTGTACTCGTTATAAATCTTCTATATAAACAAGGAGATTGCAAGTGGAGTAACAATGAAGGAGATCAAAGATATGATCATCTTTGAGGGTAGATGGGGACAAGTCGTGTACAGCTTCAAGTGGCTAATTTGAATGGACAGTAGCAGCTACAAAATTTAGGaggaaaaaaagttagaaatagACTTAAATCCTGCATACCTTTGCTGGGGATTGGTTAAAATATAACCCTTTCATCTGCTCTTTCTCAAACATAAATCCTGTTGGGGGCTTTTCTTTACCATTCCCATGGATCAAAAACTTAGATTCTTGCATAAAACGTTCAGCAGATCCTAGCTGCAATGTAGATAATTTGTGAGAACTTCcaagaaaaatgcaaaacaagatgaaattaaaataatagtaataataaatttaaaaaaacatgttcaTTCAGCAATGAAAATACAACATAAAGATCCTTTACTTTGGCTGATATTACTTTTAGTGTCTATGCAGTAAGAAAACAACAGATCTAATTACGAACACATTTGAATGTGCTTTTAGCTTTGTCAGAACAGTCTGTTACATTTTTTGCTTGTTCAAGAGCTTATGTATTTAGCTTTTCCAAGTTTTTGCTATTCTagcaaaaaaaagtattattttgcCAACAAAAATTATGTAAGAAGGCAGAAAAGTCAAGAAATGAAGTAGGCTGAGTGGCACATTATAGCAATAAAAGATTCACTGGAAAGTTGGTCAAGACTTCAAATTATGCCCATGGAATCAgagttattaaaattaaaacagtcAAGTGATAGTAAATTTGTGATAACAGATTAAAATATTGCACTAAAAGCAATATATCCAAAAATTAAATCAGGACAGAACGGCATggtattacattttttttctctagaaATAGTATATTTGAGGTTGCACAACCATCGTGAAAGGATGAAGAGCAATATATGTTCCTCATAATAACATAATTGCTAAAAATTGGTTACaaacttggaaaacatttgttattaatttaagtTTGATTATATTCACCGCATATGAACTCTAAAAAATTCAACTgatcacaaaattaaatgaagaaacTAACTAGATACCTCTTCAGAAAAAACATCAAAAGGTTTTTGGCCATCAGAAACCATCGTAGCACAAAGGAAAATTGCTTTTGAGATCTTCTGTGGATAATGTTCCAATGCGTAAGAAATACATGCACCACCAATGCTATGACCAACAAGAATAACCTGCAAAATTTCCATCTTCATGAAATATAACAGCATGGTGGACAATAACATGCTTCAAGTAGAACATATATTCAATATCAAACATCCAAACCTGTTCATCCTCAGGAAGGTTTTGCAGATAAACAGTTAAAGGTTTTGAATAATCTGCCAATGTAGTAACGCTGTTAGTGTCCGTGAGATCAATTCCAGAGCCTGTAAGATCTAAGGCAACAGGAAGCAGCCCTGCTTCTTCTAGAAGGGCAACAGTCTTGTACCAACACCATGCTCCAAAACCTTCTCCATGGATTAGTACAAActtctttattttaatgttcTCCAGATTTACTGGAACCTGCACAGGACATACAGGCAAGTCaggaaaatatttcaaaaaaaatacagGGGGCATAAGAACTAGAAGATATAAGGTTGGCCCAATGGTTGGAGAGAAAAAGGAGGGGAGAGAAGTCGCTCCAATCCCCCAACTAACACATTTCCTTTCCATTTTAGGTCCTAGCAAACATTTGCATACAACgagtatatattaattttaagtcTACGCATAAATTCAAACAGCATTCCAAAGATCCCTTAAAATAAGGAGTtcatttacaataaataattagcaAAATCCAAATGTACAAGTACTAACATAATTAAGCACCAGCAGCTCAGATTGGGATTTCAACAAAAGTCTCAAAACAATCTGGCTCCAAACATGAAACAGACCCAATTTTCCCTTTAGACAATTGTGGTAGACTCTCCTGAAAAAGGTGGAGAAAAGAATCTTCCCATGACGCTTAAGAATAACTGAGGTCAAAATGCATAAGCATATAGTGGAGTCAAGGAAGTGGGGTATGTTAACTAGTAGAACAAGATACATGCgactaatcaaaaaataaatcgCATCTGCTTTTCAAAGCACAGTGATTTGGCCCTGTACTTTTCTAGATGCACCTTTTGAGGCATAAAAAAGAACAAGCTTCCCTTTTTCCCCcacaatagaaaaaaagaataagaaaa is a window encoding:
- the LOC100795903 gene encoding putative methylesterase 14, chloroplastic → MGNRFICMTKKESKDVGSRGSKRMGRSQRKLVTVSEEELHLQALSMALQQHQLSQRFEGSMSRRVGSSRRHAVSESFSANKQVPVNLENIKIKKFVLIHGEGFGAWCWYKTVALLEEAGLLPVALDLTGSGIDLTDTNSVTTLADYSKPLTVYLQNLPEDEQVILVGHSIGGACISYALEHYPQKISKAIFLCATMVSDGQKPFDVFSEELGSAERFMQESKFLIHGNGKEKPPTGFMFEKEQMKGLYFNQSPAKDVALAMVSMRHSPLGPIMEKMCLSADKYGTGRRFYIQTLDDRALSPDVQEKLVRENPPEGVFKIKGSDHCPFFSKPQSLHKILVEIAQIP